From Pseudoleptotrichia goodfellowii, a single genomic window includes:
- a CDS encoding DUF3427 domain-containing protein yields the protein MGILLEKGNKNGEIINIENYSEVLKFEISEYFSNNISSLIEKNDYQRAMEYIENQLDKKFEIPLRIDEKRVSNDKLNTLIINEKAKFMNFFVHLKKELLSCKKFYFIVSFIKYSGIQLLISILDELEEKGIQGEIITSVYLNITDPKALKKLLSYKNIKVKIYNNSNESFHTKAYLFEKEKYHTCIIGSSNISQSALYSAEEWNVKLVNSSFLDIYEKSLVQFQKLWNSNEAVKLSEDFIEKYDDYRNNNKPQNTFDYKKLQVQKKNFEPNSMQKEILEKLKITRKNGNKKGLVVAATGTGKTYLAAMDIKEFFKSKNIIGHNREKARFLFIAHREELLENAAKVFSNILEVPENNFGKMFGGKKETNFEMIFASIQSLRSCYKEFKKDRFDYIIIDEFHHASADSYNKVINHFSPKFLLGLTATPERMDGKEILALCDYNLVGEIGLKKAMEKDLIAPFHYFGVNDETVDYEEIPYKNGVYNGEILLENLSQSVRTDYIVEKIEKFGYDGNKMSGIAFCQNIEHASYMKNEFIKRGYKSKVLTAKTNKTKRSKILESFRNKEFEILCVVDILNEGIDIPDINLLLFLRPTLSSTVFIQQIGRGLRKSSNKDFVTIIDFIGNHKKDYLITKSFSEEIHSKNFLYDKKQKIIDEIKNQFSNIPGGSYIELDRICQERIINKIEKINFNSRNTLKDMYDEYKAEIGKSHDDILEISDFDSNMELFTELILKTGSFYNAQIYFEKVDFEKKYPLKNEETEFLAYIEKKIKLVEPFTYLIIKNLLETKFESQNFKNGNINYINSEILLRNYKNYYNIKSEFKKIYLINRIFSELVEDSILENTLYGHKISEKYEKLFIEKRDEFDKRLKQLLILGLNEFAKNDMEEFNENILLTHKEYMRIDLQILLDSKVPKGTWRAGYANTDKDICLFITNDKSHITQENLKYDNSLHADDIIQWISQPKTFHESSVGQMFIKHKEKGIKVHIFIRKYAFMDGNKTNPFIYLGNADYYKSYGDKPMTILWKLKHKIPQELIYDLYE from the coding sequence ATGGGAATTTTACTTGAAAAAGGCAATAAAAACGGAGAAATAATAAATATAGAAAATTATTCTGAAGTCCTGAAATTTGAGATTTCAGAATATTTTTCAAATAATATTTCTTCGCTTATTGAGAAAAATGATTATCAGAGAGCAATGGAATATATAGAAAATCAGCTTGATAAAAAATTTGAAATCCCTCTCAGAATAGATGAAAAAAGAGTTTCCAATGATAAATTGAATACTCTTATTATCAATGAAAAAGCCAAATTTATGAATTTTTTTGTTCATTTGAAAAAAGAGCTTTTATCCTGCAAAAAGTTTTATTTTATAGTCAGTTTTATAAAATATTCCGGGATTCAGCTACTTATTAGTATACTGGATGAATTGGAAGAAAAGGGAATACAGGGAGAAATTATTACATCGGTATATTTGAATATAACTGACCCTAAAGCTTTGAAAAAACTGTTATCTTATAAAAATATAAAAGTAAAAATATATAACAACTCCAATGAGAGCTTTCACACAAAGGCTTATTTATTTGAAAAAGAAAAATATCATACCTGTATAATAGGTTCCTCAAACATAAGCCAAAGTGCTTTATATTCTGCCGAAGAATGGAATGTTAAACTTGTAAACAGTTCATTTTTGGATATTTATGAAAAATCTTTAGTACAATTTCAAAAGCTTTGGAACAGTAATGAAGCTGTCAAATTATCAGAAGATTTTATTGAAAAATATGATGATTACAGAAATAATAACAAGCCCCAAAATACTTTTGATTATAAAAAATTACAGGTTCAAAAAAAGAATTTTGAGCCTAACAGTATGCAGAAAGAGATATTGGAAAAACTTAAAATCACAAGAAAAAACGGGAATAAAAAAGGCTTGGTAGTAGCAGCTACAGGAACAGGAAAAACTTATTTGGCAGCAATGGATATAAAAGAGTTTTTTAAAAGTAAAAATATTATCGGACACAATAGAGAAAAAGCAAGATTTCTTTTTATTGCTCACAGAGAAGAACTTCTCGAAAATGCAGCGAAAGTTTTTTCAAATATACTTGAAGTTCCTGAAAATAACTTCGGAAAAATGTTCGGAGGAAAAAAAGAAACAAATTTTGAAATGATATTTGCTTCAATCCAGTCCCTGAGAAGCTGTTACAAAGAATTTAAAAAAGATAGGTTTGACTATATAATAATAGATGAATTTCATCATGCAAGTGCCGACAGTTATAATAAAGTAATCAATCATTTTTCTCCGAAGTTTCTGCTCGGTCTTACGGCTACTCCTGAAAGGATGGACGGAAAAGAAATATTGGCTTTATGCGATTATAATTTAGTCGGAGAAATAGGACTGAAAAAGGCTATGGAAAAAGATCTTATAGCTCCTTTTCATTATTTCGGTGTTAATGATGAAACTGTAGATTATGAAGAAATTCCCTATAAAAACGGTGTATATAACGGGGAAATACTTTTAGAAAATCTTTCTCAATCTGTCAGAACTGATTATATAGTTGAGAAAATTGAAAAATTCGGATATGACGGAAATAAAATGAGTGGAATCGCTTTTTGCCAAAATATAGAACATGCGTCATATATGAAAAATGAGTTTATAAAAAGAGGATATAAATCTAAAGTTTTAACCGCAAAAACAAATAAGACTAAACGGTCTAAAATCTTAGAAAGCTTTAGAAATAAGGAATTTGAAATATTATGTGTTGTAGATATATTAAACGAAGGAATAGATATTCCCGATATAAATCTTTTACTGTTTTTAAGACCGACATTATCATCTACAGTTTTTATTCAGCAAATTGGTAGAGGACTTAGAAAATCAAGTAACAAAGATTTTGTTACAATCATCGATTTTATCGGAAATCACAAAAAAGACTATTTAATAACTAAAAGTTTTTCAGAAGAAATTCACAGTAAAAATTTTTTATATGACAAGAAACAGAAAATAATAGATGAAATCAAAAATCAGTTTTCAAATATTCCGGGAGGATCATATATTGAGCTCGACAGAATATGTCAGGAAAGAATTATAAATAAAATTGAAAAAATTAATTTTAATTCTAGAAATACTTTAAAAGATATGTATGATGAATATAAAGCAGAAATAGGAAAATCTCATGACGATATTTTGGAGATTTCAGATTTTGATTCAAATATGGAATTATTTACGGAATTAATTTTAAAGACAGGATCATTTTATAACGCTCAAATTTATTTTGAAAAAGTCGATTTTGAGAAAAAATATCCGTTAAAAAATGAAGAAACGGAATTTTTGGCTTATATAGAGAAAAAAATAAAATTAGTCGAACCTTTTACTTATTTGATAATAAAAAATCTCTTAGAAACGAAATTTGAAAGCCAAAATTTTAAAAACGGAAATATAAATTATATAAATTCTGAAATACTTTTAAGAAATTATAAAAATTATTACAATATAAAATCGGAATTTAAAAAGATATATTTAATAAACAGAATTTTTTCAGAATTAGTTGAAGACAGTATATTGGAAAACACTTTATACGGCCATAAAATTTCTGAAAAATACGAAAAACTTTTTATTGAGAAAAGAGATGAATTTGACAAAAGACTAAAACAGCTTCTCATATTGGGACTTAATGAATTTGCTAAAAACGACATGGAAGAATTTAATGAAAACATATTGCTGACCCATAAAGAATATATGAGGATAGATCTTCAGATATTACTTGATTCAAAAGTACCTAAAGGTACTTGGCGGGCAGGATATGCCAATACCGATAAAGATATTTGTCTGTTTATAACAAATGATAAATCTCATATAACACAGGAAAATCTGAAATATGATAATTCGCTCCATGCTGACGATATTATCCAGTGGATCAGTCAACCCAAGACTTTTCATGAATCAAGTGTAGGTCAAATGTTTATAAAACATAAAGAAAAAGGAATCAAAGTTCATATTTTTATAAGGAAATATGCTTTTATGGACGGAAATAAGACAAATCCTTTTATTTATCTGGGAAATGCCGATTATTATAAAAGCTATGGAGATAAGCCTATGACTATTTTATGGAAGCTGAAACATAAAATACCTCAGGAGCTTATATATGATTTATATGAGTAA
- a CDS encoding 3'-5' exonuclease translates to MKKNIIFFDVETNGKMGSSVLSISAIKVSYDFEKNSWEKVSEYDRFYFRNEGEPVNFGAINVNGLTDEVIAEKRENVDYPSTFKEDLDSFYLYCQDTKHFVAHNIKFDRSFIPFPLKNQFDTMMENIDIVRAGINEYGSYKWPKLMECAKFYNVPMDEEQLHESLYDVLITFRVFYKMSKNPFGKPRIAGFLEKD, encoded by the coding sequence ATGAAAAAAAATATAATATTTTTCGATGTTGAAACAAACGGAAAAATGGGAAGTTCTGTTTTATCAATATCGGCAATTAAAGTAAGTTATGATTTTGAAAAAAACAGTTGGGAAAAAGTTTCCGAATATGACAGATTTTATTTCAGGAATGAAGGAGAACCGGTAAATTTCGGTGCGATAAATGTCAACGGACTGACTGACGAAGTAATAGCAGAAAAAAGAGAAAATGTCGATTATCCGTCGACTTTTAAAGAAGATTTGGATTCGTTTTATTTGTATTGTCAGGATACGAAGCATTTTGTGGCTCATAATATAAAATTTGACAGGAGTTTTATTCCGTTTCCGTTAAAAAATCAGTTTGATACGATGATGGAAAATATTGACATAGTAAGAGCGGGAATAAACGAATACGGTTCTTATAAATGGCCTAAATTAATGGAATGTGCCAAGTTTTATAATGTACCTATGGATGAAGAACAGCTTCATGAAAGTCTGTATGACGTTCTGATTACTTTCAGAGTATTTTATAAAATGTCGAAAAATCCTTTCGGAAAGCCCAGAATAGCAGGATTTCTTGAAAAAGATTAA
- the lepA gene encoding translation elongation factor 4, which yields MLDQKNKRNFSIIAHIDHGKSTIADRLLEITGTVNQREMKDQLLDSMDLEREKGITIKAQAVTLNYKSKNGETYEFNLIDTPGHVDFIYEVSRSLAACDGALLVVDAAQGIEAQTLANVYLALENDLEILPVINKIDLPSADPDKVKLEIEDVIGLPSDNAALVSGKTGLGIEDLLESIIEYIPAPKGDVNAPLKALIFDSHYDDFRGVITYIRIVEGKLSKGDKIKIMSTEKEFDVLEVGIFSPKMKEVPELTVGSVGYIITGIKSIKDTQVGDTITHVKNPTAIALAGYRPALSMVFAGVYPISTDDYEDLREALEKLQLNDASLTYTPETSLALGFGFRCGFLGLLHMEIIVERLRREFNIDLISTAPSVEYHVTPEVGEMMIIDNPAEFPAGKKYIEEPYVKGTIIVPKDYVGNVMELCQEKRGTFLTMNYLDDTRTMISYDLPLAEIVIDFYDKLKSRTKGYASFEYEMIGYKESDLVKVDILVSGNPVDAFSFIAHKDNAYYRGRAIVEKLKEVIPRQQFEIPLQAALGTKIIARETIKALRKNVLAKCYGGDITRKKKLLEKQKEGKKRMKAIGNVEIPQEAFLSVLKLND from the coding sequence ATGTTGGATCAAAAAAATAAACGTAATTTTTCTATAATAGCACATATAGACCATGGAAAGTCTACCATTGCAGACAGACTGCTCGAAATAACAGGTACAGTGAATCAAAGAGAGATGAAAGACCAGTTACTTGACAGTATGGATTTGGAGCGTGAAAAAGGAATAACTATAAAGGCTCAGGCGGTAACTCTTAACTATAAATCAAAAAACGGAGAAACTTATGAGTTTAATTTAATAGATACTCCGGGACACGTAGATTTTATTTATGAAGTTTCCAGATCTCTTGCCGCGTGTGACGGAGCTTTGCTCGTAGTAGATGCGGCTCAGGGAATAGAAGCTCAAACCCTTGCAAATGTCTACCTAGCTTTGGAGAATGATTTGGAAATACTTCCTGTTATAAATAAAATCGATTTGCCGTCGGCAGATCCTGATAAAGTAAAACTTGAAATAGAAGATGTTATCGGGCTTCCTTCGGATAATGCAGCTCTTGTATCGGGAAAAACAGGATTGGGAATAGAAGATTTGCTTGAATCGATAATCGAGTACATTCCTGCTCCCAAAGGAGATGTCAATGCTCCATTGAAAGCCCTGATATTCGACTCTCATTATGATGACTTCAGAGGAGTGATTACTTATATAAGAATAGTAGAAGGAAAGCTTTCCAAAGGAGATAAAATCAAGATTATGTCTACTGAAAAAGAATTTGACGTATTGGAAGTCGGGATCTTTTCACCTAAAATGAAAGAAGTACCTGAACTTACAGTCGGCTCGGTAGGATATATAATTACAGGAATCAAATCCATAAAAGATACACAGGTAGGGGATACGATAACTCATGTTAAAAATCCTACGGCTATAGCTCTTGCAGGATACAGACCTGCATTAAGTATGGTTTTTGCGGGAGTTTATCCTATTTCCACAGATGATTACGAGGATTTGAGAGAAGCACTGGAAAAATTGCAGCTAAACGATGCTTCATTGACTTATACACCTGAAACTTCATTGGCTTTGGGGTTCGGTTTCAGATGTGGATTTTTGGGATTGCTGCACATGGAAATTATAGTGGAAAGATTGAGAAGAGAGTTTAATATTGACCTTATTTCCACAGCTCCGTCTGTTGAATATCATGTAACTCCCGAAGTAGGAGAGATGATGATAATAGATAATCCTGCAGAATTTCCTGCAGGTAAAAAATATATAGAAGAGCCTTATGTCAAAGGGACAATAATTGTTCCTAAAGATTATGTGGGAAACGTTATGGAGCTTTGTCAGGAAAAAAGAGGAACATTTCTGACAATGAATTATCTGGATGATACCCGTACAATGATTAGTTATGATTTACCTTTGGCAGAAATAGTAATAGATTTTTACGATAAGCTGAAATCAAGAACAAAAGGATATGCTTCCTTTGAATATGAAATGATAGGATACAAAGAGTCAGACCTTGTAAAAGTGGATATTCTTGTGAGCGGAAATCCTGTAGATGCCTTTTCATTTATTGCCCATAAGGATAATGCCTATTACAGAGGAAGAGCTATTGTGGAAAAACTGAAAGAAGTTATACCGAGACAGCAGTTTGAGATACCGTTACAGGCGGCACTCGGTACTAAAATAATAGCAAGAGAGACGATAAAAGCACTTAGAAAAAATGTATTGGCTAAATGTTACGGAGGAGATATTACACGTAAGAAAAAGCTGCTTGAGAAACAAAAAGAGGGGAAAAAGCGTATGAAGGCTATCGGTAATGTAGAAATACCGCAGGAAGCATTTTTATCGGTATTAAAACTAAATGACTAA